Proteins encoded together in one Vulcanisaeta thermophila window:
- a CDS encoding alpha-ketoacid dehydrogenase subunit beta yields the protein MASTREITFVQALNEALDYAMSVDKRVIIMGEDVGIYGGVFGVTMGLYDKYGPERVRDTPIAESGFIGAAVGAAMMGLKPVVELMFIDFLGVAFDQIYNQAAKLRYMTGGKVKVPMVLRTVCGAGIQAAAQHSQSLHALFIHVPGLKVVIPSTPYDAKGLLLTAILDEEDPVVFIEHKMLYGIRGPVPEEPYKIPFGVADVKREGKDVTVIATAWMVHRALEAADKLAGEGISVEVIDPRTLVPLDVDTILNSIKKTGRLVVVDEGYPRASFATDIAALAVSKAFEYLKAPVKLVTPPATPVPFSEVLEREWIPSTEKIMKAIRDVYYYKRP from the coding sequence ATGGCAAGTACAAGGGAGATAACGTTTGTACAAGCCCTGAACGAGGCGCTGGATTATGCAATGTCCGTGGATAAGAGGGTAATAATAATGGGTGAGGATGTGGGTATTTATGGTGGTGTTTTTGGAGTTACAATGGGGCTATACGATAAATACGGCCCAGAGAGGGTTAGGGATACCCCAATAGCTGAGTCTGGTTTCATAGGGGCTGCGGTAGGCGCGGCAATGATGGGGTTAAAGCCAGTTGTTGAACTCATGTTCATAGACTTCTTGGGCGTGGCATTTGATCAAATATATAACCAGGCAGCGAAGCTTAGATACATGACTGGTGGTAAGGTTAAGGTGCCCATGGTCCTCAGAACAGTGTGCGGTGCAGGTATTCAAGCGGCTGCTCAGCATTCTCAGTCATTACATGCATTATTTATTCACGTACCTGGGCTTAAGGTTGTGATTCCATCAACACCGTATGATGCCAAGGGTCTTTTATTAACGGCGATACTTGATGAGGAGGACCCGGTGGTATTTATTGAGCATAAGATGCTCTACGGCATTAGGGGCCCGGTGCCTGAGGAGCCGTATAAAATACCGTTTGGTGTAGCTGATGTTAAGAGGGAGGGTAAGGATGTCACTGTTATTGCAACGGCATGGATGGTGCACAGGGCCCTTGAGGCTGCTGATAAGTTGGCTGGTGAGGGTATTAGTGTCGAGGTTATTGATCCAAGGACCTTGGTGCCACTTGATGTTGATACGATACTGAACTCAATAAAGAAAACAGGTAGGCTTGTAGTTGTTGATGAGGGTTATCCAAGGGCGTCCTTTGCAACCGATATAGCGGCTCTTGCAGTGTCAAAGGCCTTTGAATACCTTAAGGCGCCAGTCAAGCTGGTCACGCCACCAGCAACACCGGTGCCGTTTAGTGAGGTTTTAGAGCGTGAGTGGATACCAAGTACTGAGAAGATAATGAAGGCAATAAGGGATGTTTATTACTATAAGAGGCCATAA
- a CDS encoding NAD(+)/NADH kinase — translation MHKVGLIVNPVSGTDIRRATSTAGFVDIMQKARIVKSLLKGIEAVGVGEVLIMPDFYGIAAHALWDLPQLNLKWSFIDMKPKGDYTDTVNAVREMVKENVGSIVILGGDGTVRVASKVSGNTPLLPISTGTNNVIPYFIDGTLAGIIAAAVANGLVINAMYRLKRVLLIINGEVIDQALVDLGATLYPFKGARAVTNPNMVTEVFISLVKPLSIGLASIGAALKPNGLPNDRILHVVIGSRFNIKAILMPGYVTNVGIDKVEEIKLGVKVPISKAYTIELDGEREVEVFDGDYVEVMADEGGPVIIDVNKAIQELFLRQCFNCS, via the coding sequence TTGCATAAGGTTGGTCTAATAGTTAATCCAGTATCTGGAACAGATATTAGGAGGGCCACGTCAACGGCAGGCTTTGTCGATATTATGCAAAAGGCGCGTATTGTTAAGAGTTTATTAAAGGGTATTGAAGCCGTGGGCGTTGGTGAAGTCCTAATAATGCCGGATTTCTATGGAATTGCGGCTCACGCACTTTGGGATTTACCGCAATTAAACCTCAAGTGGAGCTTTATAGATATGAAACCCAAAGGCGATTATACAGACACTGTCAATGCCGTTAGGGAGATGGTTAAGGAAAACGTAGGTAGTATAGTGATCCTCGGTGGTGATGGTACCGTAAGAGTCGCATCTAAGGTCTCTGGTAATACTCCATTACTCCCAATATCTACTGGTACTAATAACGTAATACCATACTTCATCGATGGTACACTGGCAGGCATCATTGCAGCTGCGGTGGCTAATGGCTTAGTTATTAATGCCATGTACAGGTTAAAGAGGGTATTATTAATAATAAATGGTGAGGTTATCGACCAGGCATTGGTCGATTTAGGAGCAACCCTTTATCCATTTAAGGGTGCAAGGGCTGTGACTAATCCTAACATGGTAACTGAGGTCTTCATATCACTGGTGAAACCGCTTAGTATTGGTTTGGCATCAATAGGCGCTGCCCTGAAACCTAATGGCTTACCTAATGATAGGATTCTTCATGTGGTAATCGGATCGAGATTCAACATTAAGGCGATATTAATGCCTGGTTATGTAACTAACGTAGGTATTGATAAGGTCGAGGAGATAAAGTTAGGCGTCAAAGTACCAATAAGTAAGGCGTATACAATCGAGCTTGATGGCGAGCGAGAGGTGGAGGTATTCGATGGCGACTATGTTGAGGTAATGGCTGATGAGGGAGGCCCTGTTATAATAGACGTTAATAAGGCAATTCAGGAATTATTTTTAAGGCAATGTTTTAACTGTTCATAA
- a CDS encoding alpha-ketoacid dehydrogenase subunit alpha/beta translates to MVELTRDTALKMYELMVKIRYFEDTIRKWYWEGKTPIFDIGAGPIPGEMHLAAGQEPAAVGVMIHLTPQDAVFATHRAHHVAIAKGVDLKKLAAEIFGKKTGLGKGKGGHMHLFDSTVNFACSGIVGAAFPQAIGAALAFKLQGKNNVAVAYGGDGAANQGTFHEALNLAAIWKLPAIFIIEDNKWAISTPKSKSTAITRNSDRATAYGIPGVFVPDNDLFALFEAAREAVERARRGEGPTLIEIETYRFYGHFEGDPEVYRPKEEVEELRKKDPIIRVRDELMRRGWLDEKEDSQIQARARAEVDEAIKFALDSPYPEPEEALRDVFSSPEPVGKADVGWPSMSGRVLPAYMAISEAIAQEMERDPRVFYMGEDVCAYNGIFGITQGLCAKFGPERVRDTPISEAGFIGAAVGAAAVGMRPIVELMFVDFLGVAFDQIFNHMAKNHYMSGGQVKMPIVLTTAIGGGYNDAAQHSQVLYALFAHVPGLKVVVPSNSYDAKGLMISAIRDDDPVVYMFHKKILGLPWMSYPKTALTHVPEEEYTVPIGRARIAREGKDITIITAGLMVHYALEAADKLAGEGISVEVIDLRTIKPLDKETIINSVKKTGRVLVVDEDYLSFGLTGEVAAIVLEEAYGYLKAPFKRLAVPDVPIPYSRPLEQFIIPSVDRIVDTVKELMKYR, encoded by the coding sequence ATGGTTGAGCTAACAAGAGATACTGCCTTAAAGATGTACGAGTTAATGGTTAAGATACGTTATTTTGAGGATACGATAAGGAAGTGGTATTGGGAGGGTAAGACCCCTATTTTTGACATAGGTGCTGGTCCAATACCAGGTGAGATGCACTTAGCAGCTGGTCAGGAACCGGCTGCGGTGGGGGTTATGATTCATCTAACTCCGCAGGATGCAGTATTTGCAACCCACAGAGCTCATCATGTGGCTATTGCTAAGGGCGTTGATTTAAAGAAGCTGGCAGCTGAGATTTTTGGGAAAAAGACAGGGCTTGGTAAGGGTAAAGGTGGGCATATGCATTTGTTTGATTCAACGGTTAATTTTGCATGCAGTGGAATCGTTGGTGCAGCATTCCCGCAAGCTATTGGTGCTGCGTTGGCTTTTAAGCTTCAGGGGAAGAATAATGTAGCAGTTGCCTATGGTGGTGACGGCGCGGCTAACCAGGGTACTTTCCATGAAGCTTTGAATTTAGCCGCAATTTGGAAGTTACCAGCGATATTCATAATTGAGGATAATAAATGGGCGATATCAACGCCTAAATCAAAGTCAACAGCAATAACTAGGAATAGCGACAGGGCTACGGCTTACGGAATACCTGGGGTCTTCGTACCCGATAATGACTTATTCGCCTTATTCGAAGCCGCTAGGGAGGCTGTTGAGAGGGCTAGGAGGGGTGAAGGACCAACACTAATTGAAATAGAGACTTATAGATTTTATGGACATTTTGAGGGCGATCCCGAGGTTTATAGACCTAAGGAGGAGGTTGAGGAGCTTAGGAAGAAGGATCCAATAATTAGGGTTAGGGATGAATTAATGAGGAGAGGTTGGCTTGACGAAAAGGAGGATTCCCAGATACAGGCTAGGGCCAGGGCTGAGGTTGATGAAGCAATCAAATTCGCCTTAGATAGTCCATATCCAGAGCCTGAGGAGGCCCTTAGAGATGTATTTTCATCGCCGGAGCCGGTTGGTAAAGCTGATGTTGGTTGGCCGTCCATGAGTGGTAGGGTATTGCCTGCGTATATGGCGATTTCAGAGGCAATAGCGCAGGAAATGGAGCGTGATCCAAGGGTATTCTACATGGGCGAGGATGTTTGTGCCTATAACGGCATATTTGGTATAACCCAAGGCCTATGTGCCAAGTTTGGGCCTGAGAGGGTTAGGGATACTCCTATTTCTGAGGCTGGCTTTATTGGGGCCGCCGTGGGCGCTGCTGCGGTTGGTATGAGACCAATAGTGGAACTTATGTTTGTGGACTTCTTGGGCGTGGCATTTGATCAAATATTCAATCACATGGCCAAGAACCACTACATGTCTGGTGGGCAGGTTAAGATGCCCATTGTTCTAACAACCGCAATCGGTGGTGGATATAATGACGCGGCTCAGCACTCCCAAGTGCTCTATGCCCTATTTGCCCATGTACCTGGGCTCAAAGTAGTAGTGCCCTCTAATTCGTATGATGCCAAGGGATTAATGATAAGTGCCATTAGGGATGACGACCCCGTGGTATACATGTTCCATAAGAAAATCCTAGGTTTGCCGTGGATGTCGTACCCGAAGACCGCATTGACTCACGTGCCCGAGGAAGAGTATACTGTACCAATTGGCAGGGCTAGAATTGCCAGGGAGGGTAAGGACATTACCATTATCACAGCAGGTCTCATGGTACACTACGCATTGGAGGCTGCTGATAAGTTGGCTGGTGAGGGTATTAGTGTCGAGGTTATTGATTTAAGGACAATAAAGCCCCTTGATAAGGAGACGATCATAAACAGCGTTAAGAAGACAGGTAGGGTACTAGTCGTAGACGAGGACTACCTAAGCTTTGGCTTAACCGGTGAAGTAGCGGCTATAGTACTCGAGGAGGCTTATGGTTACCTAAAGGCGCCCTTTAAGAGATTGGCCGTGCCTGATGTGCCAATACCCTACAGCAGACCCCTTGAGCAGTTTATAATACCATCGGTAGATAGGATAGTGGATACTGTTAAGGAATTAATGAAGTATAGATGA
- a CDS encoding MBL fold metallo-hydrolase, with the protein MRVTILVDNYATQLTSLSKRLISEWGFAAYVHDYRILYDTGLTGTALLNNMRALGIDVDEPDYLVISHRHIDHTGGVRRFLEARSRPITMIAHENLFTRAYAKDEEGRLTDISVDFTRDYLESKGVRLILIKEPYWIGSDVVVSGQIPRRWGPSHVGGVTDEVPDDMALYIKHPKGLVVITGCGHSGVENIVEYGLQVTGLKEVYAVIGGLHFLGLSGDRIRQAVNYLTSKSPSVVVGTHCTGVIGMAELQKAMPNAARVGGVGLTIVL; encoded by the coding sequence GTGAGGGTAACAATACTTGTGGATAACTACGCCACACAACTCACATCATTGAGCAAGCGATTAATTAGTGAGTGGGGGTTTGCGGCTTATGTGCATGATTACAGGATACTCTATGACACTGGGCTAACGGGAACGGCACTACTCAATAACATGAGGGCCCTGGGCATAGATGTTGATGAGCCCGATTACCTCGTGATTAGCCATAGGCATATAGACCACACGGGCGGCGTGAGGAGGTTCCTCGAGGCCAGGTCTAGGCCAATAACTATGATCGCCCACGAGAACCTGTTCACAAGGGCCTACGCTAAGGATGAGGAGGGCAGGTTGACAGACATAAGCGTGGACTTCACAAGGGATTACCTGGAGAGCAAGGGCGTGAGGCTGATCCTAATCAAGGAACCCTATTGGATAGGCAGTGACGTAGTGGTTTCGGGGCAAATACCGAGGAGGTGGGGCCCATCGCACGTGGGTGGTGTAACCGATGAGGTGCCTGACGACATGGCACTATACATAAAGCACCCAAAGGGATTGGTGGTAATAACGGGCTGCGGGCACTCAGGTGTTGAGAATATCGTGGAGTACGGGCTACAGGTAACAGGGCTTAAGGAAGTCTACGCAGTAATTGGCGGCCTTCACTTCCTCGGCCTCAGTGGCGATAGGATTAGGCAAGCCGTTAATTACCTAACTAGTAAATCACCGAGCGTTGTTGTCGGGACCCACTGCACCGGGGTAATCGGTATGGCAGAGCTCCAGAAAGCCATGCCTAACGCAGCCAGGGTGGGCGGTGTCGGCTTAACGATTGTGCTGTGA
- a CDS encoding dipeptidase codes for MVTPIFDLHEDVATYFLLHGEGMPLGDFNTDLPGRDADIPKYLRGGVKLVITTVGAPIIETYDPENSRRLQGLYGTWHPGIRIRASLLPMVLESFEIYYRLAEYNPQIRIVEGQGDLDQVMGSDKVGFLLHMEGADAIEDPYDLVALKKLGLRSLGLTWNYNNKYASGCMSRKDYGLTPEGEELVRMAERLGIMIDLAHTSKRTALDVLAIAKKPVYISHANIRRLMDTPRNVDDEVLEALRKNGGVIGISAIPSIITRKKPPTIDDLAQHFLYVYETYGPDILAIGTDFMGLLGTERVVGFEAIDKVQELLSRLAEKGVGDNDIEKIAHKNAERVIRANLQ; via the coding sequence ATGGTTACGCCCATTTTTGACCTGCACGAGGATGTGGCCACGTACTTCCTACTACACGGTGAGGGGATGCCCCTCGGGGACTTCAACACGGACCTGCCTGGGCGTGATGCAGACATACCCAAGTACCTTAGGGGTGGCGTGAAGCTCGTAATAACTACGGTGGGCGCACCCATTATAGAGACCTACGACCCGGAAAACTCAAGGAGGTTGCAGGGACTCTACGGAACCTGGCACCCAGGGATTAGGATTAGGGCATCCCTACTCCCCATGGTTCTGGAATCCTTCGAAATATACTACAGACTGGCAGAGTACAACCCACAGATTAGGATAGTGGAGGGCCAGGGTGACCTGGACCAGGTAATGGGTAGTGATAAGGTGGGGTTTCTACTGCACATGGAGGGTGCCGACGCCATTGAGGACCCATACGACCTGGTGGCCCTGAAGAAACTGGGACTAAGGAGCCTGGGCCTCACCTGGAACTACAATAATAAGTACGCCTCGGGGTGCATGAGTAGGAAGGACTATGGATTAACGCCCGAGGGTGAGGAGCTGGTGAGGATGGCGGAGAGGCTGGGCATAATGATAGACCTGGCACACACAAGTAAGAGGACTGCCCTCGACGTGTTAGCCATCGCAAAAAAGCCGGTATACATAAGCCACGCAAACATTAGGAGGCTCATGGACACACCCAGGAATGTGGATGATGAGGTACTGGAGGCCCTGAGGAAAAATGGTGGGGTTATTGGCATATCAGCAATACCATCAATAATAACCAGGAAGAAACCACCCACCATAGACGACCTGGCACAGCACTTCCTCTATGTTTACGAAACCTACGGACCCGACATACTGGCCATTGGCACGGACTTCATGGGCCTCCTGGGAACAGAGAGGGTGGTGGGCTTTGAGGCAATAGACAAGGTCCAGGAACTACTGAGCAGGTTGGCTGAGAAGGGGGTTGGGGACAATGACATAGAGAAGATAGCCCATAAAAACGCCGAGAGAGTAATAAGGGCAAACCTACAATAA
- a CDS encoding MFS transporter → MSENFDDMPLRRLGRYFWLAWFTASMGQFIDAYDVLIMGAALIYLKPLWHLTAVETGLLAASTLLGVALGAVIFGPIADKMGRRLLYIYDLVFFVVFGALSAFVVNFWQLFVVRLLLGIGIGGDYSLSPTMVAEYAPARRRGFALASMNSFWGVGSVVGFLTAYGIAVAWGDTNPDFAWRFMLGSEAIWGLLVILLRMGILESPRWAALQEQLRGKVKERASEIVMRMTGGRKMSIDPGIIKKPSIKDLFAGRMWLTTIFIWIWWPMAAIAFYGSNMYTPYITKGLGLTTPQLSFLASALYWAIAILGYYTTALTYDKLGRRFVTILGSTIMGIDMFVGLALYRMGLFTTSLALPLVMTLFTIYYYFMNFGPGPWTMTMAELWPTRIRATAQGLAAMFSRFGAAFASFYMPVLIQQIGYEGAFIFLGGAILFVALWSYLLMPETKGLTPSEIERMVMEGRIGIFARRS, encoded by the coding sequence ATGAGTGAGAACTTCGACGATATGCCCCTTAGGAGGTTAGGTAGGTATTTTTGGCTTGCCTGGTTCACGGCGTCCATGGGCCAGTTCATTGATGCCTATGACGTATTGATTATGGGTGCTGCCCTAATATACCTAAAACCCCTATGGCACTTAACAGCCGTTGAAACAGGCCTCCTAGCCGCCTCAACACTCCTTGGTGTTGCCCTGGGCGCAGTGATCTTCGGGCCCATTGCCGATAAGATGGGTAGGCGACTGCTTTATATCTATGACTTGGTGTTCTTCGTGGTCTTTGGGGCCTTGTCCGCCTTCGTGGTTAATTTCTGGCAGTTATTCGTGGTTAGGCTCCTCCTTGGCATCGGCATTGGTGGTGATTACTCCCTCTCCCCAACCATGGTTGCTGAGTACGCGCCAGCAAGGCGTAGGGGCTTTGCGCTGGCTTCCATGAATAGCTTCTGGGGTGTGGGCTCCGTGGTGGGCTTCCTCACGGCGTATGGAATAGCCGTGGCCTGGGGTGATACAAACCCCGACTTTGCCTGGAGGTTCATGCTTGGTAGTGAGGCCATTTGGGGATTGTTGGTTATCCTCCTCAGGATGGGCATACTGGAGTCGCCCAGGTGGGCCGCATTGCAGGAGCAGTTGAGGGGTAAGGTTAAGGAGAGGGCCAGTGAAATAGTCATGAGGATGACAGGCGGGAGGAAAATGAGTATTGACCCAGGTATTATCAAGAAGCCATCAATAAAGGACCTATTTGCTGGTAGGATGTGGCTAACAACGATATTTATATGGATTTGGTGGCCCATGGCAGCCATAGCCTTCTACGGCTCCAACATGTACACACCATACATAACCAAGGGGCTTGGCTTAACCACACCGCAACTCTCATTCCTGGCCTCAGCCCTGTACTGGGCCATAGCCATCCTTGGCTATTACACAACGGCTCTAACCTACGACAAACTGGGGAGGAGATTCGTCACCATACTGGGCTCGACGATCATGGGCATCGACATGTTTGTGGGACTAGCCCTATACAGGATGGGGCTCTTCACAACATCACTGGCGCTCCCACTGGTCATGACTCTATTCACAATTTACTACTACTTCATGAACTTTGGGCCTGGGCCCTGGACCATGACCATGGCTGAGCTATGGCCCACTAGGATTAGAGCCACAGCGCAGGGGTTGGCAGCCATGTTCTCGAGGTTTGGGGCGGCCTTTGCTTCTTTCTATATGCCCGTACTAATTCAACAAATAGGTTATGAGGGGGCGTTCATATTCCTTGGTGGTGCCATACTCTTCGTCGCCCTGTGGTCATACTTACTAATGCCAGAAACCAAGGGACTAACACCTAGCGAGATCGAGAGGATGGTAATGGAGGGCAGGATAGGAATATTCGCAAGGAGAAGCTGA
- a CDS encoding HAD family hydrolase encodes MGRHMPIRCILFDFDDTLVDSEPARQAARWAVALTLSRTYGIDVNHVLRVITDVERSMEARGVYDRSEWWRAVARILGIELRGIEGQLTTMYWRQWIMNTRPFPDTEEALTTLSRHGLTLGVIANDDGIPGHKRDRIVNSGIPTNTLKLILVAGDDTERRKPDPQPFRKALETLGMEPWECAYVGDKPHDDVPGARAIGMWTVIIARRQVPVFGVNMEKPHMVIGTLKQLINTIRHTNT; translated from the coding sequence ATGGGCAGGCATATGCCAATAAGGTGCATACTCTTTGACTTCGATGACACGCTGGTGGACTCCGAGCCCGCGAGGCAAGCCGCCAGGTGGGCCGTGGCACTAACCCTATCAAGGACGTACGGCATTGACGTGAATCACGTGTTGAGGGTAATAACCGATGTGGAGAGGTCCATGGAGGCTAGGGGCGTGTATGATAGGAGTGAGTGGTGGAGGGCCGTGGCAAGGATCCTTGGGATTGAGTTAAGGGGTATTGAGGGGCAATTAACAACCATGTACTGGAGGCAATGGATAATGAACACAAGGCCCTTCCCAGACACGGAAGAGGCACTAACAACACTGAGCAGGCACGGATTAACACTGGGCGTGATAGCCAATGATGACGGAATACCAGGGCACAAGAGGGACAGGATAGTAAACAGTGGAATACCCACAAACACGCTCAAACTAATACTGGTGGCTGGGGACGACACAGAGAGAAGGAAGCCAGACCCACAACCCTTCAGGAAAGCCTTGGAAACCCTGGGAATGGAACCGTGGGAATGCGCCTACGTGGGGGATAAACCACACGATGATGTGCCAGGGGCTAGGGCGATTGGGATGTGGACGGTAATAATCGCAAGGAGACAGGTACCAGTGTTTGGGGTGAACATGGAGAAGCCACACATGGTAATAGGCACATTAAAGCAACTAATCAACACAATACGCCACACCAACACTTAA
- a CDS encoding YkgJ family cysteine cluster protein, with translation MFQCLMCQQCCYFENEERGPLLFEDEVTRIKTLAGQRGVEVRFREVVVNGVRMYRWLIRGYCPFYDRNTGLCTIHPMKPLACKMYPLLYNPNTGEVLISTECQWVKQQMEKGHTPTLDEFPQETRALEEALSKLLRINIKIEIEK, from the coding sequence GTGTTTCAATGCCTCATGTGCCAACAATGTTGCTACTTCGAAAACGAGGAAAGGGGACCACTACTCTTCGAGGATGAGGTCACCAGGATAAAGACCCTAGCAGGGCAAAGGGGCGTTGAGGTGAGGTTCAGGGAGGTGGTGGTTAATGGCGTTAGGATGTACAGGTGGTTAATAAGGGGTTACTGCCCATTCTACGACAGGAACACAGGACTATGCACAATACACCCCATGAAACCCCTGGCATGCAAAATGTACCCACTACTATACAACCCCAACACAGGGGAAGTACTAATATCCACCGAGTGCCAATGGGTAAAGCAACAAATGGAGAAGGGACACACACCAACACTGGATGAGTTCCCACAGGAAACCAGGGCACTGGAGGAGGCATTAAGCAAACTATTGAGGATAAACATTAAAATAGAAATAGAAAAGTAA
- a CDS encoding NAD(P)/FAD-dependent oxidoreductase: protein MPPIDTGSVDVVVVGSGVYGLFTAYHLVNEGVNVTIIDFEEPGHWSRAAAGLIEYRTFNINLINRRGYLRKYIEMIRENEATVKHVDTNYLIKYLRNYGREPPQEFIEGIKAINEESRRIYRALSEERNDFEYSEEPYYEITSNIEEAINEARNDPLNPSFEVVEIMGREAIAHRDTAKLSTDLLIERLTRELSRRARFIRAMAWNIEGNKVLLNNGKAITADAVVVTAGYWASTLDIPIAPFKGYGFRIKASETRINAVVSFEDLGIFIVPFSNWYKVTSRFDLDSTINTQPAIEVYKRIKQALGTNVEIIDLTMGYRPCTPDGFPIIDKLNENTYIATGGCRLGWTQAPGATKLLTNLILNRTKTTPFKADRFHKPTP, encoded by the coding sequence ATGCCCCCTATTGACACTGGGAGCGTGGACGTTGTGGTGGTGGGGAGCGGAGTGTACGGATTATTCACCGCGTACCACCTAGTAAACGAGGGCGTCAACGTAACAATAATAGACTTCGAAGAACCAGGTCACTGGTCCAGGGCCGCGGCTGGACTAATTGAGTACAGGACGTTCAACATAAACCTCATAAATAGACGAGGGTACCTAAGGAAATACATAGAAATGATAAGGGAGAACGAAGCAACAGTAAAGCATGTAGACACAAACTACCTAATCAAGTACCTAAGAAACTACGGCAGGGAACCACCCCAGGAATTCATAGAGGGAATAAAGGCAATTAATGAGGAGAGCAGGAGAATATACAGGGCACTCAGCGAGGAGAGGAACGACTTCGAGTACTCGGAGGAGCCGTATTACGAAATAACGAGCAACATTGAGGAGGCAATAAACGAGGCCAGGAACGACCCATTAAACCCAAGCTTCGAGGTGGTGGAGATCATGGGCAGGGAAGCAATAGCCCACAGGGACACCGCGAAACTATCCACGGACCTACTCATAGAGAGGCTAACCAGGGAGTTGAGCCGCAGGGCCAGGTTCATAAGGGCAATGGCATGGAACATAGAAGGAAACAAGGTACTACTCAATAACGGGAAGGCAATCACAGCGGACGCAGTCGTAGTAACGGCTGGGTACTGGGCATCAACACTGGACATACCCATAGCACCCTTCAAGGGCTACGGATTTAGAATAAAGGCCAGCGAAACCAGGATAAACGCCGTCGTGTCGTTTGAAGACCTGGGAATATTCATAGTACCCTTCAGCAACTGGTATAAGGTAACCTCAAGATTCGATCTAGACTCAACAATAAACACACAACCAGCAATAGAGGTATACAAAAGAATAAAACAGGCACTGGGTACAAACGTGGAAATCATAGACCTAACCATGGGCTACAGACCATGCACACCAGACGGATTCCCAATAATAGACAAACTAAACGAAAACACGTACATAGCCACAGGAGGATGCAGGCTAGGCTGGACCCAGGCACCCGGGGCCACAAAACTACTCACAAACCTAATCCTAAACAGAACAAAAACCACACCATTCAAAGCAGACAGATTCCACAAACCCACCCCGTAA
- a CDS encoding nucleotidyltransferase domain-containing protein, translating into MLSILARYVERGDEALRDYVNRLSREVLESTVVLFGSRARGDYLPSGDYDVAVIMRDVVNERGVMLWLRS; encoded by the coding sequence TTGCTAAGTATCCTGGCTAGGTACGTTGAGAGGGGTGATGAGGCGCTGAGGGATTACGTAAATAGGCTGTCCAGGGAGGTTCTGGAAAGCACGGTGGTGCTCTTTGGGTCCAGGGCACGTGGTGATTACCTACCCAGTGGTGATTATGACGTGGCCGTGATAATGAGGGACGTGGTTAATGAGAGGGGCGTGATGCTGTGGTTGAGGTCCTGA
- a CDS encoding DUF996 domain-containing protein yields the protein MASSLNIESIRSAGLLGLVGVALEIISSIVITVSHETTYYVDTALGIMGLLAVLTALHKLSRAYNSPDIFRHALYGAVTIIVGWALVTSISALAVVGISPTAHLIGLPIMINPTGTLGLAITLWVVFYIFTVIAYAHLRNAYTELTNTSNINNFRSAAKWYWYGALTYVVAVGEILVLLGDLYALVGYNKLRRL from the coding sequence ATGGCCTCAAGCCTCAACATAGAGAGCATAAGATCCGCAGGGCTACTGGGACTGGTGGGCGTGGCCCTGGAGATAATCTCATCAATAGTGATTACCGTATCACACGAAACCACATACTACGTGGACACTGCCCTAGGCATAATGGGGCTCCTGGCAGTACTAACGGCCCTACACAAACTCTCCAGGGCATACAACAGCCCAGATATCTTTAGGCATGCACTGTATGGTGCGGTAACGATAATAGTGGGCTGGGCCTTGGTCACGTCAATATCAGCACTCGCAGTAGTGGGCATATCCCCAACAGCCCACCTCATTGGCCTACCCATCATGATAAACCCAACAGGGACCCTTGGGCTAGCAATAACCCTGTGGGTTGTATTCTACATATTCACCGTAATAGCCTACGCACACCTCAGGAACGCATACACGGAACTAACCAACACAAGCAACATAAACAACTTCCGCAGTGCGGCCAAGTGGTACTGGTACGGGGCATTGACGTACGTTGTGGCGGTGGGTGAGATATTGGTATTGCTGGGGGATTTATACGCGTTGGTGGGTTATAATAAACTGAGGAGGTTGTGA